A genomic stretch from Deltaproteobacteria bacterium GWC2_65_14 includes:
- a CDS encoding cyclohexa-1,5-dienecarbonyl-CoA hydratase, protein MSDSPLKVWLEKEGRLLRLRLARPKANIVDAAMIAALREALRGHLPAAGLRAVLLDAEGSHFSFGASVQEHLPESCAAMLRELHALVRQLLTCPVPVLVAVRGQCLGGGLELAAAGSMIFAAPSAVLGQPEMKLAVFPPAASCLLPERIGQSRAEDLIYSGRTVGAGEAHRIGLVDVVAEDPEQAAVAWFDEHLAPLSASSLRLAVRAARAGFAERVSARLAEAERIYLEELMATRDAVEGLTAFLGKRPPKWEDR, encoded by the coding sequence ATGAGCGACAGCCCCCTCAAGGTCTGGCTGGAAAAGGAGGGGCGCCTGCTGCGGCTGCGGCTGGCCCGACCCAAGGCCAATATCGTGGACGCCGCCATGATCGCCGCGCTGCGGGAGGCCCTCCGCGGTCATCTGCCGGCCGCGGGCCTGCGGGCCGTGCTCCTGGATGCGGAAGGTTCCCACTTCAGCTTCGGCGCCAGCGTGCAGGAGCACCTTCCGGAATCCTGCGCCGCGATGCTGCGGGAACTGCATGCCCTGGTCCGGCAGCTTCTGACCTGCCCGGTCCCGGTCCTGGTGGCGGTCCGGGGCCAGTGCCTGGGGGGCGGCCTCGAGCTGGCGGCCGCCGGGAGCATGATCTTCGCCGCTCCCTCCGCGGTGCTGGGGCAGCCCGAGATGAAGCTCGCGGTCTTCCCCCCGGCCGCCTCCTGCCTGCTGCCGGAGCGGATCGGGCAGTCCCGCGCGGAGGATCTGATCTACTCGGGCCGCACCGTCGGGGCCGGGGAGGCGCACCGGATCGGCCTGGTGGACGTCGTCGCGGAGGACCCCGAGCAGGCGGCGGTCGCCTGGTTCGACGAGCACCTCGCGCCGCTTTCCGCCAGCTCCCTGCGCTTGGCCGTGCGCGCCGCCCGCGCCGGGTTCGCGGAGCGGGTTTCCGCGAGGCTCGCCGAGGCGGAGCGGATCTACCTCGAGGAGTTGATGGCCACCCGGGACGCCGTGGAGGGGCTCACGGCCTTCCTGGGCAAGCGCCCCCCGAAATGGGAGGACCGCTAG
- a CDS encoding 6-hydroxycyclohex-1-ene-1-carbonyl-CoA dehydrogenase produces the protein MANVAHRWLMTAVGEPMVLADFDPFPPADGEVVIEVAGCGVCHTDLGFYYDGVRVNHGLPLALGHEISGRVVAAGAGAEAWKGKAVIVPSVISCGECALCRSGQGTICRRQQMPGNDIHGGFATHVRVPARGLCLVDEARLAAAGLSLADVSVVADAVTTPYQAAVMAEVRPGDFAVVVGTGGVGGYAVQIARAFGAVVAALDVDRAKLDTMSAHGAALTLNVRQVQGKELRKAIQEFAKQGGHPSTGWKIFECSGTAAGQETAFGLMNHGATLSVVGFTMDKVELRLSNLMAFHARALGNWGCLAELYPAALDLVLDRRIALAPFVERHPLGAIQEVFASARAHHLARRAVLVPER, from the coding sequence ATGGCCAATGTCGCGCACCGCTGGTTGATGACCGCCGTGGGGGAGCCGATGGTTTTGGCCGACTTCGACCCCTTCCCGCCCGCCGACGGGGAGGTGGTGATCGAAGTGGCCGGCTGCGGAGTGTGCCACACCGACCTGGGCTTCTACTATGACGGGGTACGGGTCAATCACGGGCTGCCGCTGGCGCTCGGCCACGAGATCAGCGGCAGGGTGGTGGCCGCCGGCGCGGGGGCGGAAGCGTGGAAGGGGAAAGCGGTGATCGTCCCCTCGGTCATCTCCTGCGGGGAGTGTGCGCTCTGCCGCTCCGGGCAGGGGACCATCTGCCGCAGGCAGCAGATGCCGGGGAACGACATCCACGGGGGATTCGCCACCCACGTCCGGGTCCCGGCGCGCGGCCTCTGCCTCGTGGACGAGGCGCGGCTCGCGGCGGCGGGGCTGTCGCTCGCGGACGTCTCGGTGGTCGCCGACGCCGTGACCACCCCCTACCAGGCGGCGGTGATGGCGGAGGTGCGGCCCGGCGATTTCGCCGTCGTGGTGGGCACCGGCGGGGTCGGCGGCTACGCGGTGCAGATCGCCCGCGCCTTCGGGGCCGTCGTGGCGGCGCTCGACGTGGACCGGGCCAAGCTCGACACGATGTCCGCCCACGGAGCGGCGCTGACGCTCAACGTCCGGCAGGTACAGGGGAAGGAGCTTCGCAAGGCGATCCAGGAATTCGCGAAGCAGGGGGGGCATCCCTCCACCGGCTGGAAGATCTTCGAATGCTCCGGGACCGCGGCCGGCCAGGAGACCGCCTTCGGGCTGATGAATCACGGCGCGACGCTGTCGGTGGTGGGCTTCACCATGGACAAGGTGGAGCTGCGCCTGTCGAACCTGATGGCCTTCCACGCCCGCGCGCTGGGAAACTGGGGATGCCTCGCCGAGCTCTACCCCGCGGCGCTCGACCTGGTGCTGGACCGCAGGATCGCCCTCGCCCCCTTCGTCGAACGCCATCCGCTGGGGGCGATCCAGGAGGTCTTCGCCTCCGCCCGCGCCCACCATCTGGCCCGGCGCGCCGTCCTGGTCCCGGAACGATGA
- a CDS encoding indolepyruvate oxidoreductase subunit beta (Involved in the incorporation of exogenous aryl acids in the biosynthesis of aromatic amino acids: catalysis of the ferredoxin-dependent oxidative decarboxylation of arylpyruvates.) translates to MNRERGNIFLAGVGGQGIILASEVLCDAFLLAGYDVKKSEVHGMAQRGGAVTTHVRYGKKVFSPLIEPGKADLIVAFEKMEALRFLHYLCPEGAVLANAQEIMPPPVTAGKERYPDRVAERLREATPRVWMVDALAAALSLHEVRAVNVVMLGAASTLLPLPEERYAEALHARLPEKIVEVNLRAFRAGRALVPPAVV, encoded by the coding sequence ATGAACCGGGAGCGCGGGAACATCTTCCTGGCGGGGGTCGGCGGGCAGGGGATCATCCTGGCCTCGGAGGTCCTCTGCGACGCCTTCCTGCTGGCCGGGTACGACGTGAAGAAAAGCGAGGTGCACGGGATGGCGCAGCGGGGCGGCGCCGTCACGACCCATGTCCGGTACGGCAAGAAGGTCTTCTCCCCGCTGATCGAGCCGGGGAAGGCCGACCTGATCGTCGCCTTCGAGAAGATGGAGGCGCTCCGGTTCCTCCACTATCTCTGCCCCGAAGGGGCCGTCCTGGCCAACGCGCAGGAGATCATGCCCCCCCCGGTCACCGCGGGGAAGGAACGGTACCCGGACCGGGTGGCCGAGCGGCTCCGGGAGGCGACTCCCCGGGTCTGGATGGTGGATGCCCTCGCCGCCGCGCTTTCGCTGCACGAGGTACGCGCGGTCAACGTGGTGATGCTGGGCGCCGCCTCGACGCTGCTGCCGCTGCCGGAGGAGCGCTACGCCGAGGCCCTCCACGCGAGGCTTCCGGAGAAGATCGTCGAGGTGAACCTTCGGGCCTTTCGCGCCGGTCGGGCCCTGGTCCCGCCGGCCGTCGTGTAA
- a CDS encoding indolepyruvate ferredoxin oxidoreductase subunit alpha, protein MVLLSGNEAIARGAFEAGVTVASAYPGTPSTEILENFARYEGIYAEWAPNEKVAVEVALGASMAGARALAVMKHVGVNVAADPIFTASYTGVRGGFVIVAADAPELHSSQNEQDSRHYAVAAKIPMLEPSDSGEAKEFMRLAFGLSERFDTPFFLRSTTRISHAKGTVRLEDPERPPIALGFVRDPGKWVMLPAYARKRHRVVEERMRALEEFAETFEGNRIEWGDRSLGIVTAGVSYQYVREVFPDASVLKLGLAHPLPRRLLREFADGVKRLVVVEELDPHIENHIRVLGIPVEGKEKVPILGELDPRIVRRSLTGEAAPVRPAEELPARPPSLCPGCPHRGLFFVLNKFKATVTGDIGCSTLAALPPLGGMDTCVCMGASIGNAFGMEKALGKAALGKVVAVIGDSTFVHSGITGLIDMVYNRGFSTVIILDNRTTAMTGAQDHPATGLTLMGKPSPRLNLAALCRAVGVEHVYTVNPHDMEQTEAVLRRELFREEPSVVITDAPCVLLPEHRRKQRPVYEVMADLCTGCRACSKLGCPAIEWVHFTPEQAAAAGKKPSQKGMARINPLLCDGCNQCPPLCKFLAIVEKGS, encoded by the coding sequence ATCGTGCTGCTTTCCGGAAACGAAGCGATCGCCCGCGGGGCCTTCGAGGCCGGCGTGACGGTCGCCTCCGCCTATCCCGGGACTCCGAGCACCGAAATCCTCGAGAACTTCGCCCGCTACGAAGGGATCTACGCGGAGTGGGCCCCGAACGAGAAAGTGGCGGTCGAGGTCGCTCTCGGCGCCTCGATGGCCGGCGCACGGGCGCTGGCCGTGATGAAGCATGTGGGGGTCAACGTCGCGGCGGACCCGATCTTCACCGCCTCCTACACGGGGGTGCGGGGCGGGTTCGTGATCGTCGCCGCCGACGCCCCGGAGCTCCACTCCTCCCAGAACGAGCAGGACAGCCGCCACTACGCGGTGGCGGCGAAGATCCCGATGCTGGAGCCCTCCGATTCCGGGGAGGCGAAGGAGTTCATGCGCCTGGCCTTCGGGCTGTCCGAGCGGTTCGACACCCCCTTCTTCCTGCGGAGCACCACCCGCATCTCCCACGCCAAGGGGACGGTCCGGCTGGAGGATCCGGAACGGCCGCCGATCGCCCTCGGGTTCGTCCGGGACCCCGGGAAATGGGTGATGCTTCCCGCCTACGCGCGGAAGCGCCACCGGGTCGTCGAGGAGCGGATGCGGGCGCTCGAGGAGTTCGCCGAGACCTTCGAGGGAAACCGGATCGAGTGGGGGGACCGGTCGCTGGGGATCGTCACGGCGGGGGTCTCCTACCAGTATGTGCGGGAGGTCTTCCCCGACGCCTCGGTGCTGAAGCTGGGGCTGGCGCACCCGCTTCCGCGGCGGCTCCTGCGGGAGTTCGCGGACGGGGTGAAGCGGCTGGTGGTGGTCGAGGAGCTCGACCCCCACATCGAGAACCATATCCGGGTCCTGGGAATCCCGGTGGAGGGGAAGGAGAAGGTTCCCATTCTCGGCGAGCTCGACCCGCGGATCGTCCGCAGGTCGTTGACGGGGGAGGCCGCACCCGTGCGGCCGGCCGAGGAGCTTCCGGCACGGCCGCCGAGCCTCTGCCCGGGCTGTCCCCACCGGGGGCTTTTCTTCGTCCTGAACAAGTTCAAGGCCACGGTGACCGGCGACATCGGCTGCTCCACCCTGGCCGCCCTTCCGCCGCTCGGCGGCATGGACACCTGCGTCTGCATGGGGGCCTCTATCGGGAACGCGTTCGGCATGGAGAAGGCGCTCGGGAAAGCGGCGCTGGGCAAGGTGGTCGCGGTCATCGGGGACTCCACCTTCGTCCACTCCGGGATCACCGGGCTGATCGACATGGTCTACAACCGGGGCTTCTCCACCGTGATCATCCTGGACAACCGGACGACGGCGATGACGGGGGCCCAGGACCATCCCGCCACCGGGCTGACGCTGATGGGGAAGCCCTCTCCGCGGCTCAACCTCGCCGCGCTCTGCCGGGCGGTCGGGGTGGAGCATGTCTACACGGTGAACCCCCACGACATGGAGCAGACCGAGGCGGTCCTCCGCAGGGAACTGTTCCGGGAGGAGCCGTCGGTGGTCATCACGGATGCGCCCTGCGTCCTGCTGCCCGAGCACCGGCGGAAGCAGCGTCCGGTCTACGAGGTGATGGCCGACCTGTGCACCGGGTGCAGGGCCTGCAGCAAGCTCGGCTGCCCCGCGATCGAGTGGGTCCACTTCACTCCCGAGCAGGCCGCCGCGGCGGGGAAGAAGCCCTCGCAGAAGGGGATGGCCCGGATCAACCCGCTGCTGTGCGACGGGTGCAACCAGTGCCCCCCCCTGTGCAAGTTCCTGGCGATCGTGGAGAAGGGCTCATGA
- a CDS encoding pyrophosphate--fructose-6-phosphate 1-phosphotransferase — MKIGVLTGGGDCPGLNAVIRAVVRKADANDSRVVGIRNGWKGLLDLSYTDLDVRMVSGILHIGGTIIGTSRTNPLKDPAGADRVLKNFRLLGLDALVAIGGEDTLGAASKLYERGLPVVGVPKTIDNDLFGTDFTFGFDTAVSIATDAIDRIHTTAESHNRVMVVEVMGRNAGWIATFSGIAGGADVILIPEKPIDLDEVCDLIVRRHSRGKSFSIVVVAEGAKFAVKPGESGELIVQETKTDEFGHVRLGGISQLLAKAIEERTKFETRFVVLGHIQRGGSPTAHDRVLATRFGVFATEMVQRGEFGQMAALQGNRIVAVPLAEATAKIKTVDMGLYGMAEEFFG; from the coding sequence GTGAAAATCGGCGTGTTGACCGGCGGCGGGGATTGCCCCGGCCTGAACGCGGTGATCCGGGCAGTGGTCCGGAAGGCGGATGCGAACGACTCCCGGGTCGTGGGGATCCGGAACGGCTGGAAGGGGCTGCTCGACCTCTCCTACACGGACCTCGACGTCAGGATGGTCTCGGGGATCCTGCACATCGGCGGGACGATCATCGGGACCTCCCGGACGAATCCCCTGAAGGACCCCGCCGGGGCCGACAGGGTCCTCAAGAACTTCCGGCTCCTGGGGCTCGACGCCCTCGTCGCCATCGGCGGGGAGGACACCCTGGGCGCCGCGAGCAAGCTGTACGAGCGGGGGCTTCCGGTGGTCGGCGTCCCCAAGACGATCGACAACGACCTCTTCGGGACCGACTTCACCTTCGGGTTCGACACGGCGGTCTCCATCGCCACCGACGCGATCGACCGGATCCACACCACGGCGGAATCGCACAACCGGGTCATGGTCGTCGAGGTGATGGGGCGGAATGCCGGGTGGATCGCCACCTTCTCGGGGATCGCCGGGGGAGCGGACGTGATCCTCATCCCGGAGAAGCCGATCGACCTCGACGAGGTGTGCGACCTGATCGTCCGGCGCCACAGCCGCGGCAAGTCGTTCAGCATCGTGGTGGTGGCGGAAGGGGCGAAGTTCGCCGTGAAGCCCGGGGAGAGCGGGGAGCTGATCGTCCAGGAGACCAAGACCGACGAGTTCGGCCATGTCCGCCTCGGGGGGATCTCCCAGCTGCTGGCCAAGGCGATCGAGGAGCGGACGAAGTTCGAGACCCGCTTCGTGGTGCTCGGCCACATCCAGCGGGGCGGCTCCCCGACCGCCCACGACCGGGTGCTCGCCACCCGGTTCGGCGTCTTCGCCACCGAGATGGTCCAGCGGGGGGAGTTCGGGCAGATGGCCGCCCTCCAGGGGAACCGGATCGTCGCCGTCCCGCTCGCCGAGGCGACCGCCAAGATCAAGACGGTCGACATGGGGCTCTACGGGATGGCCGAGGAATTCTTCGGGTAA
- a CDS encoding prevent-host-death protein, with the protein MTMIRINIHEAKAHLSEYLRRLRPGEAILLCRRNRPVAEIRPLPARPMKKRPIGLAAGKLRIPKRFFEPLPEDVIASFRGEAG; encoded by the coding sequence ATGACCATGATCCGGATAAATATCCACGAGGCCAAGGCACACCTGTCCGAGTACCTGAGGCGCCTTCGCCCGGGCGAGGCGATCCTCCTGTGCAGGCGGAACAGGCCGGTCGCCGAGATCCGCCCCCTTCCGGCGCGGCCCATGAAGAAGCGGCCGATCGGTCTCGCCGCCGGCAAGCTCCGCATTCCGAAACGCTTCTTCGAGCCGCTGCCCGAGGACGTGATCGCGTCCTTCCGGGGAGAGGCCGGTTGA
- a CDS encoding twitching motility protein PilT — protein sequence MRILLDTCTFLWIAAGSRDLSSIARDLFSDPANDVYLSPVSAWEIVVKHSLRRLPLPEPPHLFVPRQRDLHEIAPLPLDEDAVLLLGRLPEYHRDPFDRMLVCQAVAHGLTVLTPDPGIVRYPVQTAW from the coding sequence TTGAGGATACTCCTCGACACCTGCACGTTCCTTTGGATCGCGGCCGGTTCGCGGGACCTGTCGTCCATCGCCCGGGATCTCTTCTCGGACCCCGCCAACGATGTGTACCTGAGCCCCGTTTCCGCATGGGAGATTGTCGTGAAGCATTCGCTGAGGCGTCTGCCGCTTCCCGAGCCGCCCCACCTGTTCGTGCCGAGGCAGCGGGACCTCCACGAGATCGCGCCGCTCCCCTTGGACGAGGACGCCGTTCTCCTGCTCGGAAGGCTCCCCGAGTACCACAGGGACCCCTTCGACCGGATGCTCGTGTGCCAGGCCGTCGCTCACGGCCTGACAGTCCTCACCCCGGATCCGGGGATCGTCCGCTACCCGGTGCAGACGGCCTGGTAA